The following coding sequences are from one Mytilus trossulus isolate FHL-02 chromosome 8, PNRI_Mtr1.1.1.hap1, whole genome shotgun sequence window:
- the LOC134728217 gene encoding uncharacterized protein LOC134728217 isoform X2: protein MSQLSEEESNFLRFYYLNLTIASKAVRVYFDFVHPPSGLAGELGKTSTSVNLKGLRFITKLQLQKLYPSTGSNVVRSEHFDTTLIVCLLRNMTPRESAPITGWDNSPQPGDTSTGADLARVKWYRNKLAHSEVGKLSPADCTQYWGDLEGAIERLGGKTLLKEAQSAQHIVLDKSLKEMLDMVRVCENNVAEHAEKIDNLQLDIDNQKTIKMKHENNIQQINASLQQREGEALKLATELSDNKGIVDKCQEEIEACSKEIEKICHLMEKKQTKALERQNKVDELIQHLVSLGCKHDIKINEFDEQMAIQGTQMAKHNAQLAKYDEQITIHCEQVVNFDGQLAKQEENIEMHDEQLALHNRQLANLDGQLAKHDEKMTTQVEQMAKHDTQLTKYDEQITIHSKHVAKFDGQLAKQGENIAIHDEQLALHVRQLANLDGQLAKHDEKMTTQVEQMAKHDTQMATCIKDIDNMKKKQFDTGVSSVGENQRRLEDDTKAIVEEDLNEDTFVVTKAVTDSLLLLKQNGVLLITGHAEMIYTKDWIGTESSLSYKPLEWLVNRFGENIVKSDFIIKTACQCKLFDTVVYFASSKTFDAYSSLEIFLDDFEVNIFSDLSELCRNKKMFNFLWSKVDSASIDMTPIVILILKKTRFHVIPEYIYNAILPVCLNKESILILACRNAHFYLAGLIIDKSHFIDIQSALIAACMSIQKVSWFIRKFEDSNVEIEQLEIIENILLKFGCEQFDLKTACRQAYQAGNFKIIRWFVQNIDIVQLDLEIIVKTALVGGKIEILEYILNEYNVTKFDKMEVLKYITKYYNARYYAVILNTFSVIWISAMDKSEFKMEEIVKMAYEGKCFELLVWVHLNCKLQISINAEKVFLLACQECRVDVAEWVLQTFDQTSLKIDKGKVFIIACEKICNKPEVTPQFVGIIDWTREVSAINSSDLKSGVLKLISHVGEVTWKIRDDFMDFKMNLVIDILGNNLIFLSTEDIEEIMNKSLQQKYYDLVNWLLENKSSCSFDKQNILNNACADGEIKTLKKLKKEFHCLEIQEAIIHTCSNSWKSKRHCQYIHDHKYMYISYSDDQTIACLDLFLEEIHHNTIDISKIVSIVCEEEDVSCNVMTWILLNLPNEQIPINDVLIACCRISKLNHVKYILHTINNEQFDIKQAFGMAYSMLGEPRTDISVGLCVVDCLFKRFQDKICSLFSDLNYLIGWGTCHLVLFFLEKGHYGITNMKKLLQGAYINGHFKVVQWILAHVDHKELDIQSTFKNTG from the exons ATGAGTCAGTTATCAGAAGAAGAATCAAACTTTCTCAGATTTTACTACCTGAACCTAACAATTGCTTCAAAGGCTGTCAgagtatattttgattttgttcatcCACCATCTGGACTTGCAGGAGAGCTTGGAAAGACTTCTACTTCAGTAAATTTGAAAGGACTTCGGTTTATAACAAAACTACAACTGCAAAAATTATACCCTAGTACTG GAAGTAATGTTGTTAGGTCAGAACACTTTGATACAACACTAATAGTTTGCCTTTTACGAAACATGACACCACGTGAGAGTGCCCCTATAACAGGATGGGATAACTCACCACAACCCGGGGATACCAGTACAGGAGCAGACCTCGCGAGAGTTAAATGGTACCGAAACAAGCTAGCTCATAGCGAGGTTGGGAAATTGTCTCCAGCAGATTGCACTCAGTACTGGGGAGATCTTGAAGGT GCCATTGAACGTCTTGGTGGAAAAACACTACTGAAGGAAGCTCAGTCGGCACAACATATTGTTTTAGACAAATCACTTAAAGAGATGTTAGACATGGTCAGAGtttgtgaaaacaatgttgcaGAACATGCCGAAAAGATAGATAATCTTCAATTAGACATTGACAATCAAAAGACCATTaaaatgaaacatgaaaataatatacagCAGATTAATGCTTCTCTACAGCAAAGGGAAGGCGAGGCTCTAAAACTTGCTACTGAACTTTCTGATAACAAAGGAATTGTAGACAAGTGTCAAGAAGAGATTGAAGCATGTTCGAAAGAAATAGAGAAGATTTGCCATCTAATGGAAAAGAAACAGACAAAAGCATTGGAAAGACAGAACAAAGTTGACGAATTGATACAGCATTTAGTGTCACTTGGTTGCAAACATGATATAAAGATTAATGAATTCGATGAACAGATGGCAATTCAAGGAACACAGATGGCAAAACATAATGCACAGTTGGCAAAATATGATGAACAGATAACAATTCATTGTGAACAGGTGGTAAATTTCGATGGACAGTTGGCAAAACaagaagaaaatattgaaatgcatGATGAACAGTTGGCATTACACAATAGGCAGTTGGCAAATCTTGATGGACAGTTGGCAAAACATGATGAAAAGATGACGACACAAGTTGAACAGATGGCAAAACATGATACACAGTTGACGAAATATGATGAACAGATAACAATTCATAGTAAACATGTCGCAAAGTTTGATGGACAGTTAGCAAAACAAGGAGAAAATATTGCAATACATGATGAACAGTTGGCATTACACGTTAGACAGTTGGCAAATCTTGATGGACAGTTGGCAAAACATGATGAAAAGATGACGACACAAGTTGAACAAATGGCAAAACATGATACACAGATGGCAACATGTATAAAAGACATTGACAATATGAAGAAGAAACAGTTTGATACTGGTGTCTCGTCAG ttggAGAAAACCAAAGACGACTAGAGG ATGACACTAAAGCCATTGTCGAGGAAGATCTTAATGAGGATACATTTGTGGTGACTAAAGCAGTGACAGATAGCTTGTTGTTGCTGAAACAAAACGGAGTCTTACTTATCACTGGGCATGCAG AGATGATTTATACAAAAGATTGGATAGGAACTGAATCATCATTATCTTATAAGCCGTTGGAATGGCTGGTTAACAGATTTGGCGAAAACATAGTGAAATCTGACTTCATTATAAAAACGGCTTGTCAATGCAAGTTGTTTGATACAGTCGTTTATTTTGCATCCAGTAAAACATTTGATGCCTATTCCAGTTTAGAAATATTTCTCGACGACTTTGaggtaaatatattttctgACTTGAGTGAACTTtgtcgaaataaaaaaatgtttaattttctttggtCAAAAGTTGACAGTGCTTCAATAGACATGACTCCAATCGtaattctaattttaaagaaaactcgCTTTCATGTTATTCCTGAGTATATTTATAATGCCATTCTACCAGtatgtttaaataaagaaaGTATATTGATCTTAGCCTGCAGGAATGCACATTTTTATTTGGCAGGTCTAATAATTGATAAAAGTCACTTCATAGACATTCAGTCTGCTTTAATTGCAGCATGCATGTCGATTCAGAAGGTTAGTTGGTTCATCAGAAAATTCGAGGATTCAAATGTAGAGATTGAACAGTtagaaataatagaaaacatacttttaaaatttggttGTGAACAGTTTGATCTGAAAACTGCATGTCGACAGGCATATCAGGCtggaaatttcaaaatcataagATGGTTTGTTCAGAACATTGATATAGTTCAGTTGGATTTGGAAATCATTGTAAAGACAGCTTTAGTTGGgggaaaaattgaaatattagaATACATTTTGAATGAATATAACGTAACAAAGTTTGATAAAATGGAAGTTTTGAAATACATTACTAAATACTATAATGCCAGATATTATGCTGTAATATTGAATACATTTAGTGTCATCTGGATAAGTGCAATGGACAAAAGCGAGTTTAAAATGGAGGAAATAGTTAAAATGGCGTATGAAGGAAAATGTTTTGAGTTATTAGTGTGGGTTCATCTAAACTGCAAGTTACAAATATCTATTAATGCAGAAAAAGTATTCTTGTTGGCATGTCAAGAATGCAGAGTGGATGTAGCAGAATGGGTACTGCAGACCTTTGATCAAACATCATTGAAAATCGACAAAGGAAAGGTATTCATTATTGCATGTgaaaaaatttgtaataaaCCAGAAGTAACACCTCAATTCGTTGGAATTATTGATTGGACTCGTGAAGTCTCTGCAATTAACTCCTCGGATCTGAAGTCTGgtgttttaaagttaataaGTCACGTGGGGGAGGTGACTTGGAAAATAAGGGATGACTTTATGgatttcaaaatgaatttagTTATTGATATATTGGGAAataacttgatttttttaagtacaGAAGATATTGAAGAAATAATGAACAAATCACTTCAACAGAAGTATTATGATCTAGTAAATTGGTTATTGGAAAATAAAAGCTCTTGttcatttgataaacaaaacattttaaacaatgccTGTGCAGATGGTGAAATTAAAACCTTAAAGAAGCTGAAGAAAGAATTTCATTGCTTAGAGATACAGGAAGCAATAATTCATACATGCAGTAATTCATGGAAATCTAAAAGACACTGTCAGTACATACATGAccataaatatatgtacatttctTACAGTGATGATCAGACAATTGCCTGTTTAGATCTGTTCTTGGAGGAAATTCATCATAATACAATTGATATCAGTAAAATCGTGAGTATAGTGTGTGAAGAGGAAGATGTCAGTTGCAATGTAATGACATGGATTCTTCTTAATCTTCCCAATGAACAAATACCAATCAATGATGTCTTAATTGCTTGTTGTcgaatttctaaattaaatcatgtgaagtatatattacataCAATAAATAATGAACAGTTTGATATAAAACAAGCTTTTGGAATGGCATATTCAATGTTGGGTGAGCCCAGAACTGATATTTCAGTAGGCCTATGTGTTGTGGATTGTCTGTTCAAAAGGTTCCAGGACAAAATCTGTAGTTTATTCAGTGATCTGAATTATTTGATTGGATGGGGAACATGCCATTTAGTACTATTCTTTCTAGAGAAAGGTCATTATGGGATTACAAACATGAAGAAGCTTTTGCAGGGAGCATATATCAATGGACATTTTAAAGTAGTACAGTGGATTTTAGCACATGTTGACCATAAAGAACTCGATATTcaatctacatttaaaaatactgGTTAG
- the LOC134728217 gene encoding uncharacterized protein LOC134728217 isoform X1, with the protein MSQLSEEESNFLRFYYLNLTIASKAVRVYFDFVHPPSGLAGELGKTSTSVNLKGLRFITKLQLQKLYPSTGSNVVRSEHFDTTLIVCLLRNMTPRESAPITGWDNSPQPGDTSTGADLARVKWYRNKLAHSEVGKLSPADCTQYWGDLEGAIERLGGKTLLKEAQSAQHIVLDKSLKEMLDMVRVCENNVAEHAEKIDNLQLDIDNQKTIKMKHENNIQQINASLQQREGEALKLATELSDNKGIVDKCQEEIEACSKEIEKICHLMEKKQTKALERQNKVDELIQHLVSLGCKHDIKINEFDEQMAIQGTQMAKHNAQLAKYDEQITIHCEQVVNFDGQLAKQEENIEMHDEQLALHNRQLANLDGQLAKHDEKMTTQVEQMAKHDTQLTKYDEQITIHSKHVAKFDGQLAKQGENIAIHDEQLALHVRQLANLDGQLAKHDEKMTTQVEQMAKHDTQMATCIKDIDNMKKKQFDTGVSSVGENQRRLEDDTKAIVEEDLNEDTFVVTKAVTDSLLLLKQNGVLLITGHAGTGKSRISRHILQMVCSKSNAYKCLKLNTLEEWGNIICREEHLIVLLDDIFGETNCIYNREKYVPILDKVHAYVCQGNTKVIITIRDTVKRQCQEVFENHRLFQFKFIDLSSDNYTLDFFEKRKMLIKYMKTVRHSNHMEKTGFVDSNGLVIVKESEVSDIILGNPVKGFPLALYQFVHNEKYFQLGCKFFDRPTEAMLEEINEIRRKGEDERKFMIQYAILVYIAINANCINLDKSSNVTELKNMIEAIYERTVKLKQNNISDTVKELKGSYLVNACSQNHRIYSLHHQMLLESVVLSFAQIDEENKNKIIPLLSCSFVLKMVKPASYNEMEGDVVLRISTDSYKLLANRIVEIYMAKLRDVHSFVRSINNTEIFEQDGSLMLSYLLEAFEKEDSIDKHTENMMKSGSINVLLLHLKNKQRFLTTLLNISAVKSDTTFEMYTFILQELKQIINTSNDFCAIYEIKSALISSLYDICSNKDVRFVKATLDIVEENKIPVLLDQGISLSKIGFSRFGLFDDFDCVRLDNTYIFLTFCIWKAYEVFNEPVLEYLLSKYNEIQFDVPLFLEMIYTKDWIGTESSLSYKPLEWLVNRFGENIVKSDFIIKTACQCKLFDTVVYFASSKTFDAYSSLEIFLDDFEVNIFSDLSELCRNKKMFNFLWSKVDSASIDMTPIVILILKKTRFHVIPEYIYNAILPVCLNKESILILACRNAHFYLAGLIIDKSHFIDIQSALIAACMSIQKVSWFIRKFEDSNVEIEQLEIIENILLKFGCEQFDLKTACRQAYQAGNFKIIRWFVQNIDIVQLDLEIIVKTALVGGKIEILEYILNEYNVTKFDKMEVLKYITKYYNARYYAVILNTFSVIWISAMDKSEFKMEEIVKMAYEGKCFELLVWVHLNCKLQISINAEKVFLLACQECRVDVAEWVLQTFDQTSLKIDKGKVFIIACEKICNKPEVTPQFVGIIDWTREVSAINSSDLKSGVLKLISHVGEVTWKIRDDFMDFKMNLVIDILGNNLIFLSTEDIEEIMNKSLQQKYYDLVNWLLENKSSCSFDKQNILNNACADGEIKTLKKLKKEFHCLEIQEAIIHTCSNSWKSKRHCQYIHDHKYMYISYSDDQTIACLDLFLEEIHHNTIDISKIVSIVCEEEDVSCNVMTWILLNLPNEQIPINDVLIACCRISKLNHVKYILHTINNEQFDIKQAFGMAYSMLGEPRTDISVGLCVVDCLFKRFQDKICSLFSDLNYLIGWGTCHLVLFFLEKGHYGITNMKKLLQGAYINGHFKVVQWILAHVDHKELDIQSTFKNTG; encoded by the exons ATGAGTCAGTTATCAGAAGAAGAATCAAACTTTCTCAGATTTTACTACCTGAACCTAACAATTGCTTCAAAGGCTGTCAgagtatattttgattttgttcatcCACCATCTGGACTTGCAGGAGAGCTTGGAAAGACTTCTACTTCAGTAAATTTGAAAGGACTTCGGTTTATAACAAAACTACAACTGCAAAAATTATACCCTAGTACTG GAAGTAATGTTGTTAGGTCAGAACACTTTGATACAACACTAATAGTTTGCCTTTTACGAAACATGACACCACGTGAGAGTGCCCCTATAACAGGATGGGATAACTCACCACAACCCGGGGATACCAGTACAGGAGCAGACCTCGCGAGAGTTAAATGGTACCGAAACAAGCTAGCTCATAGCGAGGTTGGGAAATTGTCTCCAGCAGATTGCACTCAGTACTGGGGAGATCTTGAAGGT GCCATTGAACGTCTTGGTGGAAAAACACTACTGAAGGAAGCTCAGTCGGCACAACATATTGTTTTAGACAAATCACTTAAAGAGATGTTAGACATGGTCAGAGtttgtgaaaacaatgttgcaGAACATGCCGAAAAGATAGATAATCTTCAATTAGACATTGACAATCAAAAGACCATTaaaatgaaacatgaaaataatatacagCAGATTAATGCTTCTCTACAGCAAAGGGAAGGCGAGGCTCTAAAACTTGCTACTGAACTTTCTGATAACAAAGGAATTGTAGACAAGTGTCAAGAAGAGATTGAAGCATGTTCGAAAGAAATAGAGAAGATTTGCCATCTAATGGAAAAGAAACAGACAAAAGCATTGGAAAGACAGAACAAAGTTGACGAATTGATACAGCATTTAGTGTCACTTGGTTGCAAACATGATATAAAGATTAATGAATTCGATGAACAGATGGCAATTCAAGGAACACAGATGGCAAAACATAATGCACAGTTGGCAAAATATGATGAACAGATAACAATTCATTGTGAACAGGTGGTAAATTTCGATGGACAGTTGGCAAAACaagaagaaaatattgaaatgcatGATGAACAGTTGGCATTACACAATAGGCAGTTGGCAAATCTTGATGGACAGTTGGCAAAACATGATGAAAAGATGACGACACAAGTTGAACAGATGGCAAAACATGATACACAGTTGACGAAATATGATGAACAGATAACAATTCATAGTAAACATGTCGCAAAGTTTGATGGACAGTTAGCAAAACAAGGAGAAAATATTGCAATACATGATGAACAGTTGGCATTACACGTTAGACAGTTGGCAAATCTTGATGGACAGTTGGCAAAACATGATGAAAAGATGACGACACAAGTTGAACAAATGGCAAAACATGATACACAGATGGCAACATGTATAAAAGACATTGACAATATGAAGAAGAAACAGTTTGATACTGGTGTCTCGTCAG ttggAGAAAACCAAAGACGACTAGAGG ATGACACTAAAGCCATTGTCGAGGAAGATCTTAATGAGGATACATTTGTGGTGACTAAAGCAGTGACAGATAGCTTGTTGTTGCTGAAACAAAACGGAGTCTTACTTATCACTGGGCATGCAGGTACAGGAAAAAGTAGGATAAGTCGTCATATTCTTCAAATGGTTTGTTCTAAAAGCAATGCATACAAATGCTTAAAGCTAAATACATTGGAAGAATGGGGAAATATCATCTGTAGAGAAGAACACTTAATTGTTTtacttgatgatatttttgGAGAgacaaattgtatttataatagAGAGAAATATGTTCCAATTTTAGACAAGGTTCATGCATATGTATGTCAAGGTAATACCAAAGTCATTATAACAATCAGAGATACAGTAAAACGTCAATGTCAAGAAGTGTTTGAAAATCATAGGTTATTTCAGTTTAAGTTTATTGATCTAAGTTCTGACAATTATACACTAGATTTTTTTGAGAAAAGAAAGATGCTTATCAAGTACATGAAAACAGTTCGGCACTCAAACCATATGGAGAAAACAGGTTTTGTTGACTCTAACGGATTGGTTATTGTTAAGGAGAGTGAAGTTTCAGATATCATATTGGGGAATCCAGTCAAAGGGTTTCCATTGGCACTTTATCAGTTTGttcataatgaaaaatatttccaGCTTGGATGCAAATTTTTTGACAGGCCAACAGAAGCTATGCTAgaggaaataaatgaaataagacGTAAGGGTGAGGATGAAAGAAAATTTATGATACAGTACGCTATTTTAGTCTACATAGCAATTAATGCAAACTGCATTAACCTTGATAAAAGCTCAAATGTTACAGAACTCAAAAATATGATTGAGGCAATATATGAACGGACcgtcaaattaaaacaaaacaacatatcAGATACTGTCAAAGAACTTAAAGGAAGTTATTTAGTAAATGCTTGTAGTCAAAATCACAGGATTTACAGCTTACACCATCAAATGCTATTGGAAAGTGTTGTATTATCTTTTGCACAAATAGATGAGGAAAATAAGAACAAGATCATACCTTTACTTAGCTGTTCATTTGTCCTAAAAATGGTAAAACCAGCTTCATACAACGAAATGGAAGGAGATGTTGTTTTAAGAATTTCAACAGACAGTTATAAACTATTGGCAAACAGAATAGTGGAAATATATATGGCAAAGTTACGGGATGTACATTCTTTTGTAAGGAGCATCAATAATACTGAAATATTTGAACAAGACGGTTCACTGATGCTCTCTTATTTACTAGAAGCTTTTGAAAAGGAAGATAGCATAGATAAACATACAGAAAATATGATGAAATCTGGTAGCATTAATGTTCTGCTTCTACATTTGAAGAACAAACAACGTTTTCTTACCactttacttaatatttcagCAGTCAAATCAGACACAACCTTTGAGATGTATACCTTTATATTGCAAGAGcttaaacaaattatcaatacGAGCAATGATTTTTGCgctatttatgaaataaaatctgCGTTAATATCATCTTTATATGATATCTGCTCTAATAAAGATGTAAGATTTGTTAAAGCTACATTGGATATagtagaagaaaacaaaataccaGTTTTACTTGATCAAGGTATAAGTCTTTCAAAAATAGGATTTTCAAGATTTGGCCTGTTTGATGATTTTGATTGTGTTAGATTAgataatacatacatttttctTACATTCTGCATTTGGAAGGCTTATGAAGTGTTTAATGAACCAGTATTAGAATACTTACTTTCAAAATACAACGAGATTCAATTTGATGTTCCTTTGTTTTTAGAGATGATTTATACAAAAGATTGGATAGGAACTGAATCATCATTATCTTATAAGCCGTTGGAATGGCTGGTTAACAGATTTGGCGAAAACATAGTGAAATCTGACTTCATTATAAAAACGGCTTGTCAATGCAAGTTGTTTGATACAGTCGTTTATTTTGCATCCAGTAAAACATTTGATGCCTATTCCAGTTTAGAAATATTTCTCGACGACTTTGaggtaaatatattttctgACTTGAGTGAACTTtgtcgaaataaaaaaatgtttaattttctttggtCAAAAGTTGACAGTGCTTCAATAGACATGACTCCAATCGtaattctaattttaaagaaaactcgCTTTCATGTTATTCCTGAGTATATTTATAATGCCATTCTACCAGtatgtttaaataaagaaaGTATATTGATCTTAGCCTGCAGGAATGCACATTTTTATTTGGCAGGTCTAATAATTGATAAAAGTCACTTCATAGACATTCAGTCTGCTTTAATTGCAGCATGCATGTCGATTCAGAAGGTTAGTTGGTTCATCAGAAAATTCGAGGATTCAAATGTAGAGATTGAACAGTtagaaataatagaaaacatacttttaaaatttggttGTGAACAGTTTGATCTGAAAACTGCATGTCGACAGGCATATCAGGCtggaaatttcaaaatcataagATGGTTTGTTCAGAACATTGATATAGTTCAGTTGGATTTGGAAATCATTGTAAAGACAGCTTTAGTTGGgggaaaaattgaaatattagaATACATTTTGAATGAATATAACGTAACAAAGTTTGATAAAATGGAAGTTTTGAAATACATTACTAAATACTATAATGCCAGATATTATGCTGTAATATTGAATACATTTAGTGTCATCTGGATAAGTGCAATGGACAAAAGCGAGTTTAAAATGGAGGAAATAGTTAAAATGGCGTATGAAGGAAAATGTTTTGAGTTATTAGTGTGGGTTCATCTAAACTGCAAGTTACAAATATCTATTAATGCAGAAAAAGTATTCTTGTTGGCATGTCAAGAATGCAGAGTGGATGTAGCAGAATGGGTACTGCAGACCTTTGATCAAACATCATTGAAAATCGACAAAGGAAAGGTATTCATTATTGCATGTgaaaaaatttgtaataaaCCAGAAGTAACACCTCAATTCGTTGGAATTATTGATTGGACTCGTGAAGTCTCTGCAATTAACTCCTCGGATCTGAAGTCTGgtgttttaaagttaataaGTCACGTGGGGGAGGTGACTTGGAAAATAAGGGATGACTTTATGgatttcaaaatgaatttagTTATTGATATATTGGGAAataacttgatttttttaagtacaGAAGATATTGAAGAAATAATGAACAAATCACTTCAACAGAAGTATTATGATCTAGTAAATTGGTTATTGGAAAATAAAAGCTCTTGttcatttgataaacaaaacattttaaacaatgccTGTGCAGATGGTGAAATTAAAACCTTAAAGAAGCTGAAGAAAGAATTTCATTGCTTAGAGATACAGGAAGCAATAATTCATACATGCAGTAATTCATGGAAATCTAAAAGACACTGTCAGTACATACATGAccataaatatatgtacatttctTACAGTGATGATCAGACAATTGCCTGTTTAGATCTGTTCTTGGAGGAAATTCATCATAATACAATTGATATCAGTAAAATCGTGAGTATAGTGTGTGAAGAGGAAGATGTCAGTTGCAATGTAATGACATGGATTCTTCTTAATCTTCCCAATGAACAAATACCAATCAATGATGTCTTAATTGCTTGTTGTcgaatttctaaattaaatcatgtgaagtatatattacataCAATAAATAATGAACAGTTTGATATAAAACAAGCTTTTGGAATGGCATATTCAATGTTGGGTGAGCCCAGAACTGATATTTCAGTAGGCCTATGTGTTGTGGATTGTCTGTTCAAAAGGTTCCAGGACAAAATCTGTAGTTTATTCAGTGATCTGAATTATTTGATTGGATGGGGAACATGCCATTTAGTACTATTCTTTCTAGAGAAAGGTCATTATGGGATTACAAACATGAAGAAGCTTTTGCAGGGAGCATATATCAATGGACATTTTAAAGTAGTACAGTGGATTTTAGCACATGTTGACCATAAAGAACTCGATATTcaatctacatttaaaaatactgGTTAG